In Panicum virgatum strain AP13 chromosome 4N, P.virgatum_v5, whole genome shotgun sequence, a single window of DNA contains:
- the LOC120670190 gene encoding probable trehalose-phosphate phosphatase 8 yields MSNQDVVLPDMGIAAAAAALPGPVRALFACRGAAGAVSSLRRGAYGGLGLPGAADGGAGGEPLLGARAAPAPAPVPGRTCTSRVVENIRASSPTRCPAVDECDAWTRKHPSALGSFDEVAAAATGKRIVMFMDYDGTLSPIVTDPDMAFMTAEMREAVRGVAKHFPTAIVTGRCVEKVCSFVGLSELYYAGSHGVDIKGPSSKDDQMVLLQPAREFLPVIDKAFRALEERTRATPGARVEHNKFCLSVHFRCVAEKSWSPLAEQVKAVLRDFPKLKLTEGRKVLEIRPAIMWDKGRAVEFLLKSLGFDDRSDVLPVYIGDDRTDEDAFKVLKKRGQGLGILVSKCPKETDASYSLQDPTEVMEFLVRLVEWKRLRSPSPAARPRAVQPQK; encoded by the exons atgtcgAACCAGgacgtggtgctcccggacatgggcattgcggcggcggcggcggccttgccgGGCCCCGTGCGCGCCCTCTTCGCGtgccgcggcgccgcgggcgccgtCTCGTCGCTGCGCCGGGGCGCGTACGGCGGCCTCGGCCTCCCCGgcgcggccgacggcggcgccggcggcgagccgttGCTCGGCGCCCGAgctgcccccgcccccgcgccggTGCCGGGCCGGACCTGCACCAGCCGGGTCGTCGAGAACATCCGCGCGTCGTCCCCGACCCGCTGCCCCGCCGTCGACGAGTGCGACGCGTGGACG AGGAAGCACCCGTCGGCGCTGGGGAGCTTCGacgaggtcgcggcggcggcgacggggaagAGGATCGTCATGTTCATGGACTACGACGGCACGCTGTCCCCGATCGTCACCGACCCCGACATGGCGTTCATGACCGCCGAG atGAGGGAGGCCGTGCGCGGCGTCGCCAAGCACTTCCCCACGGCGATCGTGACCGGCCGGTGCGTCGAGAAG GTCTGCAGCTTTGTTGGCCTCTCCGAGCTCTACTACGCCGGCAGCCACGGCGTGGACATCAAAGGCCCAAGCTCCAAG GATGACCAGATGGTCCTGCTGCAACCAGCTCGCGAGTTCCTGCCGGTGATCGACAAG GCTTTCAGGGCACTGGAGGAGAGGACCAGGGCCACGCCGGGGGCCAGGGTGGAGCACAACAAGTTCTGCCTGTCCGTGCACTTCAGATGCGTCGCCGAAAAG AGCTGGAGCCCATTGGCGGAGCAGGTCAAGGCCGTGCTCCGGGACTTCCCCAAGCTGAAGCTCACCGAGGGCAGGAAGGTCCTGGAGATCCGGCCGGCCATCATGTGGGACAAGGGCAGGGCCGTCGAGTTCTTGCTCAAGTCGCTCG GATTCGACGACCGGAGCGACGTCCTACCGGTGTACATCGGGGACGACCGGACCGACGAGGATGCTTTCAAG GTGTTGAAGAAGAGAGGTCAAGGTCTAGGGATCCTCGTCTCCAAGTGCCCCAAGGAGACAGACGCCTCATACTCTCTCCAGGACCCCACCGAG GTCATGGAGTTCTTGGTCCGTCTGGTCGAGTGGAAGCGGCTGCGATCGCCGTCACCAGCGGCACGCCCAAGGGCAGTGCAGCCGCAGAAGTAG